In the genome of Bosea sp. ANAM02, the window GCGACCGAGACCGGCGGCTGCGTCAGCGCCGCCCGTGCCTGTGTCAGCAAGCTGGCGGCCTGCGCGTCGGGGCGCGTGAGCAGCGCCGCTTCCATCGTCTGCAGGCTGCGCCAGAGCCTGGCCTGATCGGTGCGGCGGAAGGTGATCCACTCGTCGAAGATCAGGTTGACCAGCTCGTAGCGCCCGGCCGAGAGCCCGGCATCGAAGCCGGCGTGGTTGAAGAAGCCATCCGTCGCCGCGAGATGGGGCGGCGTCTCGTCCGGGCCATAGGCCGAGGGCGAGACGGCGAGGCGCCCGATCCGGGGCTCGCGCAGCATCCTCTGGCCTTCCGGCGAGAGCACGAAATCGATGAAGAGTTCGGCCTCCTTCGGATTGGGCGAGGTTGCGAGCCTGGCGATGCTGGCCGGCGCGAACAGCGTCTCGCCGGGCAGGACGAAGCGGTTGCCTTCGCCCTCCGCCGCATTGGCTTCGGTCAGGAAATCGATGGAGATGCCGATGCCGAAGCGCCCGCGGGCAACGCCGGCATTCACGCCGAAGCTGCGCGCTGTGATCGTCGCGAGATTGCCGCCGATCGCCGACCACAGCGCCCAGCCGCGCTCCCAGCCGAGCGATTGCAGGAGGGCCTCGACCATCAGATGCGTGGTGCCGGAGCGGGCAGGCGAGGTCAGGCCGATATGGCCGGCATAGACGGGTGCTGCGAGATCGGCCCAGTTGCGCGGCACCGGCAGGCCGCGCGCCTCCAGATAGGCCGGGTTGTAGACCAGCCCGTAGCCGGAGACGGCGAAGCCGAGATAGCGCCCGCCGGGATCGTTGACCGGGTAGCCGGCGATGGTTTCCGGCGCGCCGGTCCGGCGCGGCCGCACCGGGGCCAGCAGGTTCGCCTGCTTCAACAGCTCGAAGGCGTCGGGCGCCGAGGCCCAGAACAGATCGGCCTCCGGCCGCTTGCGCGTGCGGATGTCGATTACCGCCGCCGTCGTCTTGCGCTGCACCACCTCGACGGCGATGTCGGGATGCCGTTTCCGGAAGGCGCTGCGGAACGGCTCGAAGAAGGAGGGCGGGAACGAGGTGATGATCTGGACGCGCCGGCCCTCGGCCATGCCGCCGGCGGGCCAGCCGAAGGCCAGCACGGCGAGGAGGACGAACCTGATCGTGACGGCGTAACGACCCATCCGACCGTCATATAGCCGGCTTGGCGGCCCGGCTAGGCTGGTGGGTCGCATGCGAACAGCCCGCACCCCTCGTTCCCGTCGATTGTGCCTCTGCGCCGGGCGTGCCACAGTTCGGCCTCATTCGCGGCGGGGTTCCTCATGAGCAGCACATCGACCGGCGGATTTTCCGCTGCACCGGGCCAGTTTCGCATCGGCCCGGTGATGAACAAGACCTTCGCGGTCCTCCGGCGCCAGTTCGGCAAGTTCGTCCTGCTGGCGCTCGTCCCGATGATCCCCATCTTCCTGCTGACGCTGGGTGCGCTGTCGTCGAGCGCGCCCGCGCCGTCGGGCATCGCCTTCGGCGCGATGCTGACGGGATTGCTGACCTTCGTGCTCCAGACCGTGGCACAGGCGACGAGCCTTTACGGCGCCTTCCAGGAAATGCGCCAGCAGCCCTTCACCATCGGCGACTCCCTGCGGATCGGGCTGGCACGCGCCATTCCCGTGATCGGCGTCGGCATTCTGGTCGGCCTTGCGACCGGTCTCGGCTTCCTGCTGTTCGTGGTGCCGGGCGTCATCATCGGCTGTATGCTTTATGTCGCCATTCCCGCATGCGTCATCGAGAAGATGGGCGTGAGCGCGAGCATCAAGCGCAGCGTCGCGCTGACCAGGGGCTATCGCTGGCAGATCTTCGGACTGTTCCTGCTCGTCGTCGTGATTTCGCTGGTCGGCGTGCTCGTGCTCGCGCGGATCGGCGGCGCCGGCTTCGTCGGGCAGACTCTGAGCTTCGCCTGGCAAGTCGTCTCGACTGCCTTCGGCGCAGTGCTGGCGGCGGTGATCTATCACGATCTGCGGGTGGCGAAGGAAGGCATCGACCTCGACACGCTGACGAGCGTCTTCGACTGACCGCAACCGGCCGTGCCGCCATCGGTCCTCACGGGCCGGTGGCGGCCGGCTCGTTCTTGTCGGCGCGGTAGCGGCCGAACTGCTGCTCGCGTTCGAGATGCGCGCGCTCGGCCGTGTAGAACGCCTTCAGGAAATCGAGCGTCTCGGCCGGCGGGATAGCTTCTTCCCAGCCGATCTTGCGGCGGATCTTCTCGCAGACTTGGTCCTGCATCATCTGCGTGTCGGGCGAGGGCGGCCTGCGCAGCAATTCCTCCAGAACCTGCAATTCGAAGGCGCCATAGGCGTCGAGCTGCTTGCGGTTGAAGACGAAGCGGCTCTGCGCCTCCGCGAGCTCGGCGAGCAGCGCCCGGCGCGGCACGGAGATGACCATGGTCCCGGCGATCAGATCGCCGGCACGCAGGTGGTCGCGGTTGAAGAACGGCAGGGCAGAGAGCGCGACCGCCCAGCCGAAATAGCTCGCCGCCGTCCAGAATTCCGCTCCAACCCCGATCTTCGGCACGGCGAAGAACAGCCCGAGCGGCAGGAAGATCTCGACCTCGCGCGTCAGGTTGCGGGCGACGATCGCGCCGGGCAGGAGCGGGCCGCCGCTGCGGTCGATCACCTTGAGGTTGACGATGCGCTTGCCGGGCGTCGCGCCCTGGCTCTGCAGCTCGAAATGGATGAAGTAGAGGTTC includes:
- a CDS encoding extracellular solute-binding protein, translating into MGRYAVTIRFVLLAVLAFGWPAGGMAEGRRVQIITSFPPSFFEPFRSAFRKRHPDIAVEVVQRKTTAAVIDIRTRKRPEADLFWASAPDAFELLKQANLLAPVRPRRTGAPETIAGYPVNDPGGRYLGFAVSGYGLVYNPAYLEARGLPVPRNWADLAAPVYAGHIGLTSPARSGTTHLMVEALLQSLGWERGWALWSAIGGNLATITARSFGVNAGVARGRFGIGISIDFLTEANAAEGEGNRFVLPGETLFAPASIARLATSPNPKEAELFIDFVLSPEGQRMLREPRIGRLAVSPSAYGPDETPPHLAATDGFFNHAGFDAGLSAGRYELVNLIFDEWITFRRTDQARLWRSLQTMEAALLTRPDAQAASLLTQARAALTQPPVSVAELGEPGRFRNLVRVPRGLPLPEDQARVEADIRNAIAARAAEASDSLRQAAERLAALGWRDESLTGTRP
- a CDS encoding RDD family protein translates to MAQRLDRINRLLDGITRNRREITTPEGVTLEVDVANHGERLVAFLIDFLFWMLATVLLFLVLGLTLLHGVTGSVTVTVVLFLSFLLRNLYFIHFELQSQGATPGKRIVNLKVIDRSGGPLLPGAIVARNLTREVEIFLPLGLFFAVPKIGVGAEFWTAASYFGWAVALSALPFFNRDHLRAGDLIAGTMVISVPRRALLAELAEAQSRFVFNRKQLDAYGAFELQVLEELLRRPPSPDTQMMQDQVCEKIRRKIGWEEAIPPAETLDFLKAFYTAERAHLEREQQFGRYRADKNEPAATGP